The nucleotide window tgcATACCAATATTATATCACATTTCATATAATATCCCAAAATCATATATTAAAGTGAGattcatataaatattattcacaTTTCGTACAAGTTTCACCCAAACAAAAGTTTCGAAACAAAAATAAGCataatgtgatatttttagcaaaaaaatcactaatttgaataatgtgaaaataaattaaaaataatacttacCCTAACGactttttttgccttttttggaTATTCGAATTTCTGATtcattcttttttgttgttcttcttgttgatggttttgaagattGAGCAATTTCTACATTTgttgcttttttttcttttttatttcactaacaaaatcagAATTCGAATCAAAAGGGGTTTATACAattttcctcttcctcttctttcccttttgattTGCCAGACTTACCATTttctttgcttcattttttttctccttttgatcCTTCGACTGAGAGGAACCACACTTTGCAGGAATTTCAACATTCTTCGTGTGTAGATCTCATCCCACCATTAAATCATATAAATGTGGGAGTTctactaattttctttttgaatgaagAAGACGAACGTTGAAGATGGTGAAAGAGAAAAAGTTAGTTCTCTGTAAAAGAGAAACATGGGGGTCGGGGTGTGGGATTTACGTGTGGGTAAAAGAGGAAGGTGGGGGTTGCTGTgtgaaatctggaaaaaaatcTCTAAAATGGTGAAAGAGATAATGACAATTGATTCTCTAATATTAATGTTATCCCTAAAATGGTGGAAGAGATAATGACAATTGATTCTCTAATATTAATGTTGTTTCTCttacttattaattataatgttattataaaaataataactaattaattaaattaaataaattaaattataaattaaaactaatctgttaatatttgtaattaaactgttataagtagtaatataaaaaaagtacatCTAAAGGCTGTAATATTAAGCCTTAAATAGATATATGAGGTGATTTTTCCTTATATGATTGATGTTGAAAAATGTATCTATTTGGAGTTGAAATTGTGAAAAGTGCTTATTGATTCCACTTGGAAAAAGATGAAGTTTTGTGAGTGAAACTATTATTTCAACCTCAAATTACTATTTTGTATTATTAGTGTTTGGATCAGCTTGtgtgcaccttgactaattatacaaatatctCCTATTTTCCACCAACATATATAGGTATTAGTTATTTGAATATATGAGAATAGATCACCTAGTATTTTTACCTTTGCTAAAGACTTAACTACGAGAAATAAGAGTTAATGGTTGACGTCCATACCACACCCTATGCACTAAATCAAAATTATCTGACTAAATTCAGTTATTATTAcactatatattaaatttaatttctaaactttATTTATTAGTACCATGTGACCTTTTGATAAGTAAGGTACTGGCGTTCCCCCACCTGAAACTGTTCCTTGATATTCTTAATACATTAGGACGGCTGCTAAGATGTGTGGTATATACACATGATAATGTTTGCATTTTTAACGTCACAGAAATATCGTTGGAAATATAAACGGACAGGTTACCTGTGGGAACAATTTGATCAGAAGAAAGGGAAAGAGATTATTTCCTTAACCctataaatagaaaattatgTCTCTTTCGTAGGGTTCTGTTTTTTTTCAAGTGCAAGAGCAAAGGAATAGAATTCACCTTAGGTTtcttttcttctactttttcttaGTCATTGATTTGGATGAAAACaattatctttatatttttttattagcatGAGTAGCTAAGAACCCCTGTTTTGGGGGCTCCGACTACGAATGATTgttgactatttattttatGGATGAAGTTGGTTATCACTTAAAGTACTCTTGTGTTCTTGTATTACTATTTTGATGCTTGATAGCCATTAGAATCAATTTATTATCTTCTTGAACTCGGGAGATGAATAGAGGGATAGAGCGTGGAATACAAAGAGCATGatctttttttgcatatcaCTAGAATTTGAAAATCAGAACTtccaaatttttaaaagatttgtataattataagtgtataggatgaaagatatgtatttgtatttgtataatttatagGATTAAAACATTAGTTCTTGCAGTGTATGTattgtgtttccatgatttcatCTGCTACTGGGACATGTGGGTTACCAAAATTGTATTACCTCAAATTACTATTTTGTATTATTAGTGTTTGGATCAGCTTGtgtgcaccttgactaattatacaaatatctCCTATTTTCCACCAACATATATAGGTATTAGTTATTTGAATATATGAGAATAGATCACCTAGTATTTTTACCTTTGCTAAAGACTTAACTACGAGAAATAAGAGTTAATGGTTGACGTCCATACCACACCCTATGCACTAAATCAAAATTATCTGATTAAACTATACGTGTTCAAGCAGCAACAATAATTTGAACCTTAATGCACAATTATGAATTTACACTTTTGTCCACTTTTCCTACTCAATATAAGTTAACTAGTGGAGAAAAATTGCCCTTCAAAGGTAGCTAATTATCACCTGCTAGCAAAATTTGTGGGATTATGAATCAAATTAATCATTTTATCTTATTAATCtgccattttttcttttttttttttgtttataattaCTCATTTTGACATTTGGTGTTTGGCATCATTATCTATGTAGATGGTTGCACTTGGGCACATGATGTTTGAAGTGTACCCATTTTTAATTGATGGAGTTAGTTCAGCAGTCAGTTTATAAACAATCATTTTCTAATTTATACAATATCTGATGATATATAGTACAATTATACGCAGATGTTGATGCTACTTACAATAATTACACTTCTTGTATTAAATAAAGATATTCCTTTTCATAAATAAATGCATGGACCCAATAATAACTACGTAATAATTGAGAAACTAGTAAGTTATATGCTTCTAGACCtctagtaaataaataaagcaTACGATAAAACGAAAACTTAGCAAATTAGATCAAGGTAAACCAAAAGAAACACATTTATATACATTAATCATTGTTAGTAAGATTTTACAGACAAAGTATATATCTCAAGGCCAAAACATTTCATTACCAAATTTTGTGTGcaatagtttgaattttttttacaaaaagacGAAACATTAAAAGAGGTATTTTTCGTTACGTATAATCATAAGTTTgttgaacacaaaataattccCTTTCTTTAACATTATTTAACCAAGGTCAACTGAGGATACTCAGATCACTAGTCAGGGCGTGGATCCACattgttttttactttttaaaagtgCAACACTCCACCTCcctcatatttttatttcaaattgtggTGTTTAGATTAGTTTGTGCATAACTTgactatttttctaatttttttttatatttctattttccATTCTCGATTTTTTAATTGTAATGTTTGATTTACTTTATACACCTCAATTAAGTTCACGAGATAACTATTACCTGCCCAAAATTTTGATGCAAAGAGTACGTGGTTGTAATGAATAAGTTGACTCTCTTATTTAGTTTGAGGATCTATACTAGATGTAATAGAATAAGTAGCTCAAATTTCtcattaaacaaattaaaataaagtagaCAAGGCTATAAAATTATGATCTTACTGTAATAATTAAAAAGCTACTTGAGAATTAATCTTGAATTGAGCATATTTGACCTAACTACGCTACACACACATGTTTGACCCgaataaagttcaagttgacaAGTTGGATCATGACTTAACTAACCTTGTCGAATTCGagttaaaaacattttattcttagaagtaaaaaatttcaacgtaaatttaaattagttaaactttaaaataataatatgcgTAAGAGACttccaaaaatatttagcaAGTAAAGACAAATGTTATTTCCAAAAAAACACAGTTGCCGCCAGGCTAATAGATGCCAGGCAAAGATGAATGAAAGGAAGATGTGGTTGTCTCCTCATTGGATGCGTTTGGTAAACATCTATTCCCACTTTATTCTATACTGCTCTAACAGATTGGTAAAGAAAGTTgctttttcttttacaaaaataaaagttgcTAAAAGTGTCCAATTTTTAACCATCCGATGCAATACAATGGATGAGATGCCATCAAACTTAATTaaagatcttgaatttgaactcTGAAGctaatcaaatcaaatactGAAAAGTTATATGAAAGTAAACAAAAGGATCAAATGCGATGTAAATCTAGATTAATagatttgttatatatatatatatatatatgtaaagtgTCCAAGTCATCAATCTAatcaaataactaaataattctacaacaacaataatatacgAGGTGTAATTTATAAAGTTTGAAAATAGCATGATGTACGCAGACCTTTACAGAAAAGGGAAAAGGTAAAATTGAACACTTTAAAATAGTCTTTGATTGCTTTACCCTTAAAAGTATCTAAAGTAATTGAAGATATCTTTAAACTCCATGTATGAACACAAGATAAAAGTTATAGAAAACTCATAATTAGTAGAAACACTTTGTAGTTAATAAATTAGTAGAAAATGACATGATACTTATCACAAATTAGAAGGTTGGATCAACCATACTTTAGTAGatcttacaaaaaaaaaggtcacAATAGTACCACtaagaaggaaagaaagaaagcatCTTTGCCCTCTAAGTGGagtcattattattatattgaaaaCAAAGTTTAGAAAAAGATGGCAAACAAAAAACACAGTACTTTAATTTGTTtgctaattaaaaataaaataaaataaatcattttgcTCTGTCCTTGATCACATCCATTCCCATCTCAGTTGGATCAGTTGCTTGAAGTTCATAGCTAATTCCATCTAGCACTCTTCTCAGACCTGCTTTTGATGTTGCATACaatatttttgctctaattCTTGATTCTGTTGGTGACCTGTTTTACAAAAATTCTAACAAATTTAAGTATGATCGAATCTAGAATTTAAACTTAAAAGACAATTTATTCATAGTTCGAAAAACTTCGAATGAGTGAAGAAAAAAGGTGacaaaattcatttgttttcGGTAATTCATCCCATCCATCTAAGTTTAAATAAGTCGAGTTAAATAGAACTTTCAAACTATTGGGTCAAAATAGTGTAACTTGATCGATGAAGTTGTGTCAAGTTGAGCAGATTGAATTATGACTTAGATGAATTGTGTTATACTAACTAGTTCGTTCAAATTTTGACTCAACTCGTCCATTATCACCTAGAATGATTGCGGATTAAAAAGAAAGTAGTAGAGAATATATACAAACCAGGCAATGAAGAAGATCTTGCTCTTTCTGCAATTATCAAcagtaacaaaatcaaaatcaaacactgCATATCGACAATCATCTTTAGGAAGAGCTGCAGCCAAATCTTCATAATTTTCAGCAGGTCCACCAACTTTGTCTACTGTCACCAATCTTGATTTCTCATCAATTTTGTAAACTATATACCTATGATTTTTCTTCCATTTCATATCCATGTATGAATTCTTGCATTCATCAGTCACCCACATGCCCGTCGTCGCCTGTCAATTAAATAATCATCATCTCAGTTGAAAAATCGACTAGCCTAATGACTATGTTACGATTATTAATAAATGCATATAGTAGTATTCAAATTGAAGTAAAAAtgagaagatatatatatatttatttgcttATTGACAAAATGTATACCATCTTAAAAG belongs to Solanum stenotomum isolate F172 chromosome 1, ASM1918654v1, whole genome shotgun sequence and includes:
- the LOC125853291 gene encoding actin-depolymerizing factor 5-like translates to MAMAFKMATTGMWVTDECKNSYMDMKWKKNHRYIVYKIDEKSRLVTVDKVGGPAENYEDLAAALPKDDCRYAVFDFDFVTVDNCRKSKIFFIAWSPTESRIRAKILYATSKAGLRRVLDGISYELQATDPTEMGMDVIKDRAK